A window of the Cicer arietinum cultivar CDC Frontier isolate Library 1 chromosome 6, Cicar.CDCFrontier_v2.0, whole genome shotgun sequence genome harbors these coding sequences:
- the LOC101492011 gene encoding protein MANNAN SYNTHESIS-RELATED 1, with product MLSSVSLYYTLSSFLSHLHFSLSIFNFSFFFLVSLVQLFFSLSLLRFLIPNQKMGFDLRQVVAGILTLTMFVMLIHMIKRDHFDSVQDNKLPGVTEDTIYESVKVDSTHVRKNIGLWKGDTDGLKACWVKPSGDEVEQTKGFVTFSLTNGPEYHLSQIADAVIVARSLGATLVIPDIRGSQPGDKRNFEDIYDIDVFKKSMEGVVSVVTDLPAQVTTKNIAAVKVPNRVTEDYISRHVEPIYRSKGNVRLATYFPSINMRKSGKKGDSDSIACLAMYGSLELQPEMRDVVDSMVERLRTLSRKSDGQFIAVDLRVEMLNKKGCQGNEDNDGEKSCFNAQEIAVFLRKIGIDKDTTIYVTQSRWDDSLDSLKDLFHKTYTKESIMPADKKTKFLDSKDSELEKVIDFYISTESDVFIPAISGLLYANVAGKRIGSGKTQILVPSEISDSSASASSFLSPYISKKNHFAYSCYC from the exons ATGTTGTCTTCTGTCTCACTATATTACACACTCTCTTCCTTTCTCTCTCATCTTCATTTTTCTCTCTCAATCttcaatttttccttttttttcttagtTTCATTGGTCCaactttttttctctctctctctcttgagATTCTTAATACCAAATCAAAAAATGGGTTTTGATTTGAGACAAGTAGTTGCTGGTATCCTCACTCTTACAATGTTTGTCATGCTTATTCATATGATTAAAAGAGATCATTTTGATTCTGTTCAA GATAATAAACTTCCAGGAGTAACAGAAGATACAATCTATGAAAGTGTAAAGGTTGATAGTACTCATGTAAGAAAGAATATAGGGCTTTGGAAGGGAGATACCGACGGGTTAAAAGCGTGTTGGGTTAAGCCATCTGGAG ATGAAGTGGAGCAGACGAAGGGGTTTGTTACCTTTTCATTAACCAATGGACCAGAGTACCACCTATCTCAG ATAGCAGATGCGGTGATTGTAGCTAGAAGTCTTGGGGCAACACTTGTCATTCCTGACATCCGAGGAAGCCAACCTGGTGACAAGAG GAACTTTGAGGACATTTATGATATTGATGTGTTCAAGAAAAGCATGGAAGGAGTGGTCAGTGTGGTAACGGACCTTCCTGCTCAAGTAACAACTAAGAACATTGCTGCTGTGAAGGTCCCTAATCGGGTTACCGAAGATTACATATCTAGACATGTCGAACCAATTTATAGATCAAAGGGAAATGTAAGGCTAGCAACTTACTTTCCTTCAATAAACATGAGAAAGTCGGGGAAAAAAGGCGACTCCGATTCCATTGCATGCTTAGCAATGTATGGAAGTTTGGAGTTGCAACCAGAAATGCGTGACGTTGTTGACTCAATGGTTGAAAGACTCCGAACTTTAAGCCGAAAATCAGATGGTCAATTTATAGCTGTCGATTTGAGAGTTGAGATGTTGAACAAGAAAGGTTGCCAAGGAAATGAGGATAATGATGGAGAAAAAAGTTGCTTCAATGCACAAGAGATTGCAGTGTTTTTGAGAAAGATTGGTATTGATAAGGATACCACAATTTATGTGACACAATCAAGATGGGATGATAGCCTTGATTCTCTTAAGGATCTGTTTCATAAAACTTATACTAAG GAATCCATTATGCCCGCGGATAAGAAGACAAAGTTCCTAGACTCTAAAGATTCCGAATTGGAGAAAGTGATCGACTTTTACATTAGTACCGAGAGCGACGTCTTCATACCAGCAATTTCAGGTCTATTGTACGCGAACGTAGCTGGTAAGAGAATCGGTTCCGGTAAAACGCAGATATTGGTTCCATCCGAAATTTCAGATTCATCGGCTTCCGCCTCAAGTTTCTTGTCCCCTTACATCTCCAAGAAAAATCATTTTGCCTATTCTTGTTATTGTTAG